One genomic window of Leptospira paudalimensis includes the following:
- a CDS encoding NADH-quinone oxidoreductase subunit D, whose protein sequence is MVMYEKTAEHFGQKFKDLPEGHLLVNLGPSHPATHGILQNVIQIDGERVVDTESVIGYVHRCFEKLGERYDYNQFLVCTDRMNYVSTPLNNIGWILTVEKMMQIQVPDRVTYVRMIISELSRIMDHIICNGIMGVDLGAFSGLLHLFHHRENIYQILEKLTGARLTTTFCRVGGMERDIYPEFQSEIKLILKGLKPALDEFEELLIRNKIFNERTKGIGGISAERAIAYGFSGPNLRAAGVAWDVRKDDPYMFYDKVNFDIPVGEDGSALDRTLVRMEEMRQSMRIIEQLIDGIPEGPYHADVPHTFLPPKDRVYHNMEELIYHFKIIMHGVKVPAGEYYHATEAANGELGFYVVSEGEKSPWRVHVRRPCFWYYQAFPEMVKGGLLADTIATMSSLNVIAGELDC, encoded by the coding sequence ATGGTAATGTACGAAAAAACAGCCGAACACTTCGGTCAAAAATTCAAAGACCTACCAGAAGGTCATTTACTCGTTAACTTAGGACCAAGCCATCCTGCAACACATGGAATTTTACAAAACGTAATCCAGATCGATGGAGAACGAGTTGTTGATACAGAATCTGTGATTGGGTATGTGCACCGTTGTTTTGAAAAATTAGGGGAACGTTACGATTATAACCAGTTTTTGGTTTGTACGGACCGGATGAACTATGTCTCCACACCTCTGAACAACATTGGTTGGATCCTCACAGTGGAAAAAATGATGCAAATCCAAGTACCTGATCGTGTGACGTATGTTCGTATGATCATCTCTGAACTTTCCAGGATCATGGACCATATCATTTGTAATGGGATTATGGGTGTGGACCTCGGAGCTTTTTCTGGCTTATTACACCTTTTCCACCACCGCGAAAACATTTACCAAATTTTAGAGAAACTTACTGGAGCTCGCCTCACGACTACCTTCTGCCGAGTGGGTGGAATGGAACGAGATATTTACCCTGAGTTCCAATCCGAAATTAAACTCATTTTAAAAGGACTCAAACCAGCGTTAGACGAATTCGAAGAACTCCTCATCCGTAACAAAATCTTCAATGAAAGAACAAAAGGCATTGGTGGGATTTCTGCTGAACGTGCCATTGCTTACGGATTTTCAGGACCAAACTTACGCGCGGCAGGAGTTGCTTGGGATGTTCGTAAAGATGACCCATATATGTTCTATGATAAGGTAAACTTTGACATCCCTGTGGGAGAAGACGGATCTGCTCTTGACAGAACTCTGGTTCGTATGGAAGAGATGCGTCAGTCTATGCGGATCATCGAACAGCTGATTGATGGTATCCCAGAAGGTCCATACCATGCAGATGTGCCACACACTTTCCTTCCACCCAAAGACCGTGTTTACCACAATATGGAAGAACTCATTTACCATTTTAAGATCATCATGCATGGAGTCAAAGTTCCAGCAGGGGAATATTACCATGCCACGGAAGCTGCCAATGGGGAACTTGGATTTTATGTAGTATCTGAAGGGGAAAAATCTCCTTGGCGGGTACATGTGAGACGCCCATGTTTTTGGTACTACCAAGCGTTCCCAGAAATGGTGAAAGGTGGACTTTTGGCAGATACCATTGCGACGATGTCCTCACTCAATGTCATTGCAGGGGAGCTTGATTGTTAA